The window tgaaaCCAGCACTTGAAAGCTAGTTATGTAATAATCTTGATGGAAAAGTGAGCCAATTTTATGTTTAGACGCATTATGTTTAGTTGCATGATATATCTTAAGAACAAGTTGTTTGTAGTACATCTTTCACATATATAACTGTTACACATTTCTCAATATATTATACATATCCAATTAAGCCATGGCCATTAAGGGAGTTATCAACAGTCTGAACCGACTTAGTTACGTATGTATGAAACAATATAACAGAATAATAGAAGATGGACCAAGCCTCATGGATAAAATGGATTCGGGGGGAACTGTTAATTAAATATAGCTCTTTGGTAACAAAAATACTGATCATAACAGTTTATGTTCCGTTAATAGGTTTTTAAGATGTATACATAAGCAATGTTAATCCCATTCCATCATCTCAATCAAATATTGAATTGAGAGGAAAAGAAAGTTGCATTTTGAAATGAGTACTATACTTTTTCAAACCGTAACAGTATTAGTCTCGATTATATCGAGTTCTGTAGTTCAAGCAGGAAATATTCCAGCGGTTATAGCATTTGGAGATTCAATACTCGATACCGGCAACAACAATGACCTTAGCACTTTAACTAAAGTCAATTTCTATCCGTATGGAAGAGATTTTGTAACTCGACAAGCCACTGGAAGATTTGGCAATGGAAGAATTCCTACAGATATGATCGGTATATAACATATCATtttcattataatattttttgaataactaGGAGATTCTAAACCCGTAAAACATGTACATCCCTATCGAACGAGGATCCATaccatattaaattaataatcacTAGGAGAACAGACTCACGCAACTGGACATCAATTTTTAGTTTGTTATTAAAAGTGAATTCAGAATTTAATTCTTTTTGGGGTGGAATAATATGCATGCAGCCGAAGGTTTGGGAGTAAAGAACATTGTACCAGCTTATCGTAGTTCAGATCTTCAACCCAATGATATCTTAACCGGTGTTAGTTTTGCTTCTGGTGGTTCTGGTTTAGATCCAATGACCGCACAAGTTCAGGTAACTTACACTTAAGGaaatgtaatttaaatttttatgtaacatataaaaattcatcatttaattaaaatacaaattaatcaCAGGGAGTTATATGGATACCAGACCAATTGAACGATTTCAAAGCTTACATAGCAAAGCTAAACAGCATCACTGGAGATGAAGAGAAGACGAGATCAATCATCTCTAATGCAGTTTATGTGATTTCCGCTGGAAATAACGATCTTGGCATCACATTTGTTTCCAATCCAGCAAGAAACACTCGATATACTGTCTTCTCCTACACCAACATGATGATTTCATGGACTCAATCATTCATGCAGGTacgttaatttttaaaactcaattccaaattttaaatatctcaacttatatttgatttaaatatacatataggAGTTATATAATTTGGGAGCAAGAAAATTTGCGATTATGGGAACGTTGCCTTTGGGTTGCTTACCAGGAGCAAGCAACGCTATTGGAGGGATATGTCTAGAACCCGCAAACGCAGTCGCTAGACTCTTTAACCAGAAGCTAGCAAACGAAGTCAACAATCTGAACTCAGTGCTCCCAGGCTCTCGTTCCATCTACATCGACATGTATAATCCTCTTCTTGAACTCGTCATCAACCCACTAAGATCAGGTTattgttcttttcttttggatatttttttttccattgaaACTGTGACTGCAttaatcatttctttttttttaataagtttttttcatGGCCATGCATAATATAGTTTGGGTTCCTTTTAGGATTTACGTGGTCAACTTGGCCTTGCTGTTGTTCTCCTGCGGCTCCGGTACCGTGCTTGGATACATCTCGACATGTGTTTTGGGACATTGCTCACCCAACGGAGAAAGCTTATCAAACTATTATCCCTCCGATTATTCAACAAATCCAACAAAGCTTCGCTTGATGTGGGTGTCTTCGTCTCAGCAATTAATCTATTTTACGTGCTTGTACCGTATTTGTTCTTCTTATGACTGTTAATGTTGCGTATCTTATCTATGAATATATCTAActgtttacatttttaaaaaaagtcaATACTGTATTGATCCTAGCTATTCAGAAATTCCCTGGATAGACACCGAAAAAAAATCCATCCTCTTCTACTATatggatgatatatatatttttgtcagCCATGGGTGAAATATTATGATTGTTTGTGTGAACATATTAACAAGAGCAAACAACTTGCACCTCTCTTATACTTCATTGGCCTTCTTTTGCCAAGTATCCTGCTCTTTTATAAGCTTTCTGTTAACCTGAAACCCAATGTTAATAGCTTTGTAGCGTAGATAGTACGCACAATGAAACATGTCACGCATGGAACAATGATCAAAAGATAACAAGGCAGAGAGTCTCTTACTTTTACTTAAGATAAGGTCGTTATTATGGTTTTTTTCTTGTAGTTAATGGGattcaaaaataatttctttGTGCCATTAAATACTCTCTTCGATTTTTGGGGACTTTTAAAAggttaagacaaaaaaaaaaaaaggcgagAGTTTCTTAAAACATTACACCGAgcttttataaaatttagtcATCTTATTATTTTTGTCGGAAATATGATATGTAGTCGTGAAGTCCACATGTTAATTTGTTCTCATTTTGACCTAGTTCGAAGACTATTAAAAAGGCTAGCACCAAACTACCCGCCACATTGCAAGTTTGTGAGCAGCACAAAGTTTGTGAAGACATTTCTACTTGTTTTGTGGagttcaaataaaaatttatagagTTATCCAATTATCTTAAAAagtttataggaaaaaaaataaaaatcaaagtcTATATCAACACAAAGAAGaagatttatcaaaatattaaggATTCAGTGGCGTGGTTGCCTCCGAAGATCAAGAGAGGGTGATCAGGTCCACTGACATCCTGGTTTATAAGTTGgtcaatatttaaatttaatgtgatgctcatgtttctttctttttcttgttaaactttaaggtcaaacaaaaaaacttggGAAAATATAGAAATACACATATGCATCATGTCCAATAAAGAATCTCGAAAGCCGGTACACTTTTTATGGACTTTTGTCAAAGCACATACATTTTGTGGATATCTACCGACTACCGTTTATTATAAGTACAGTGCTGATTCATGATACTTTGCAAAATACAAATCTACTCAAAAGTCCAAACTCTAAGGATAAGATCGGAGTATAACATGCACATCAGTCTCCAGTGCTTCTTATAAGGCTTTAAATGGTGATTCTCGTCCCGTCCCGCCCtacagttaacagtaacaaaaatctttacctatactatatatctaaacatttttataattgttagaACCGCACTGCAGTTGAACCGCTTGTCCCACACCGTTCGAACCGCAATCACTATTCGGAGCCTAAGTTCAAGTGGAGTATAAACAGTTTAGAATATAAactgttatatatttaaaattcaaaataattaaatattggaAGAATCTTGCATGAAATCATCAAATCCATTAGTTTATGTTACACTTTTCACTTTTATCTTTCGTGTAAACTTATCCACAAGTTTTGGATTTTGTTGTTTAGTCTTCTTAAAGAGCCATTTGTGAATACTCAAAGCCGCATCATGATTAATTTATCGAATATACATACAAACATTATGTACTCAACTATGTAAATATTATTCAACTAAAAAGTGCATATAAACTATGTATACAACCCCTTGGTTAAGCTTCAAAACATCAAGTTGTAATGTGGTTAGAATGGTTATGGCCTTATGAGATGTCTACATTACTAGTTAGCATGgatatctatatttttgaaaacatgTATAGTTTTGGATCCGAGTTCGTTTAGTAATGGGTTAATTTGCTATTTAAACGTTGATAAAAAAGAGAGTCCTATTTAAACTTGATTGGATTAGATTTGACTGCCATATGCGGCGAGCTTTCTTTGCTTCTCCGATTTAAATTAACATTTCTTTAAACtcatttgataattttataaacaatggCCAAAAACGTATGAATCAGATAACTACAAGTGGCCAAACAAGAGGGCTTGAGAGTGGATGAGGATAAGCAGCCACGTAGAGGAGGAGGTGGCTCTTGGGAAGAGTCAAGGGTCGGTTTAATTCCAATAACCGGCCTTTTTcaagtttaaaataatagtatttcAACTCTTTTTCTCTTCATACTCTGGGACCGGATTTATCACTTTTTCCACGTAGGatcaataaaaacataaacattcGTGACCTCATGGGGACAACATCCTACATGGTACccaaaataatattgttttggTGTCATCGATGCCAAAAGCTATACTATTAAAGGTCACTTTTAGTGGAAATGTAAAAGTAACAATGGAATATAATAGAGTTGGTGTGTCGAAGGTCCAGTTTCAGCACATAAAATATTGCTGATGATCTCTTGGTTAGATCCTGTTGGTATTGCTAAAACAAAAGAGTTTCTTAAACAATTAATGCGTTCTTTGTGGTTGTGTTAGAAGGCAATGCGGCTATTTGAAAATGTTTGAGGCATATTAACGCCACGTTGTTTTATAATAAGAGTGTTACATGCATTACACTTTTTAATACACATAACATACCTAAGGGTGGTCAGAATGCAGgtaattattttaagatatgCAGACTAAAATTTCAAACTTCTGCGGACTGAGTAAAGACAAAATGAATACCTTACATTTCTA of the Brassica napus cultivar Da-Ae unplaced genomic scaffold, Da-Ae ScsIHWf_716;HRSCAF=1039, whole genome shotgun sequence genome contains:
- the LOC125605185 gene encoding GDSL esterase/lipase At5g63170 → MSTILFQTVTVLVSIISSSVVQAGNIPAVIAFGDSILDTGNNNDLSTLTKVNFYPYGRDFVTRQATGRFGNGRIPTDMIAEGLGVKNIVPAYRSSDLQPNDILTGVSFASGGSGLDPMTAQVQGVIWIPDQLNDFKAYIAKLNSITGDEEKTRSIISNAVYVISAGNNDLGITFVSNPARNTRYTVFSYTNMMISWTQSFMQELYNLGARKFAIMGTLPLGCLPGASNAIGGICLEPANAVARLFNQKLANEVNNLNSVLPGSRSIYIDMYNPLLELVINPLRSGFTWSTWPCCCSPAAPVPCLDTSRHVFWDIAHPTEKAYQTIIPPIIQQIQQSFA